One region of Oxalobacteraceae bacterium OTU3CAMAD1 genomic DNA includes:
- a CDS encoding DUF748 domain-containing protein, translating into MERKASIGDVSFNPFTLRLEAKDVRLTEADGAPLFGVGALAVEMQWRSLLRRAWSLAEIRVTAPSLRLAISPDGKFNIAQLMETLDKRKKDDSDSGMPRLIIEHFALEQGKVEMHDRHAGYNDTFAPIAFELNHLSTLPDENGDYTLSADAGLGGKLRWKGAAALNPIGGSGMLSLENVALPGMSTYLKSFMRVVVGDGRLSAKLPYRFSYKDGKLDASLAGASLALNDLAVQHAGVAAPFVKLKSLDVSGVGVDLGQRSVDVGGLNLTGGALAMRRDAQGRIDLANLMVPPSASAPAPAPAAKPVAKEEGGWKVRFKQIGLDDIAVNALDETASPALKISTDKLKLKLQLQLETAASGLKLNIDDAAFSMDNLALVGGAMTPLKLGQLGFEDGALDLAARRVSLGRLYADGGLLDLSRDSAGRFLFLDRLPGSGSGSAATPARDKPVEPLAMRSPDHIGVGPRRGPTPSGPAGLLWTASVKTVELSKFGARYDDASTGIKATLQDFNLKLTDVGSDLKKPLAFQGGVGLREGGQLTAKGKVVPATGAVDAELKLTKLALAPVQPLLSKYVKLKLADGSVSGEGRLRTGAGGSKANPAVRYDGSFEVAQLALDEEDNDHFARWKSVRADKLALSVSPNLLDVAELRVIEPNAILIIENDRSLNAQRLLVKKPEPAPASTASPTASAAPADSEPFPMRIRRVRFQNAKLDFTDLSLRPQFGAKIYELSGLITGLSSKADARSQIELDGRVDDYGLARIRGQLNPFVPADNTDVNVVFKNVDMVSASPYSMKFAGYKIAQGKISLDLQYKVRNSQLEGNNQIVLDNLTLGERIDSPDAIKLPLELALAILKDSNGRIDLGVPVSGNMSDPQFSYGSLVWKAIGNILSKVALSPFRALGNLFGVSGDKLDAVDFDAGSDTVLPPEREKLRQVAKILEAKPQLKLSVPGQYNEAADGAALRTQALRRLVVTRAEIKLAPDEQPGPLDIGQRKVRGALRDLYAERFGAAELDKQKKAAEGAAGAKPAAADAEDEAKSADPVAQKKLPVLQRLGKIVQGEPQVADAGAFYGKLQERLEQNQPLPEGALTQLGAKRAAAIVAALKEAGVNAAAIQTAAPEKTDADIGKPVALKLGLAAK; encoded by the coding sequence TTGGAGCGCAAAGCCAGCATCGGCGACGTCAGTTTCAATCCGTTCACCTTGCGGCTGGAAGCGAAGGACGTGCGCTTGACCGAGGCCGACGGCGCGCCGCTGTTCGGCGTCGGCGCGCTGGCGGTGGAGATGCAATGGCGCTCGCTGTTGCGCCGGGCCTGGAGCCTGGCCGAGATCCGCGTCACCGCGCCGTCGCTGCGCCTGGCCATTTCGCCCGACGGCAAGTTCAACATCGCGCAGCTGATGGAGACGCTGGACAAGCGCAAGAAGGACGACAGCGACAGCGGCATGCCGCGCCTGATCATCGAACACTTCGCGCTCGAGCAAGGCAAGGTGGAGATGCATGATCGCCATGCCGGCTATAACGACACGTTCGCCCCCATCGCTTTCGAGCTGAACCATCTAAGCACGCTGCCGGACGAGAACGGCGACTACACCTTGAGCGCCGACGCCGGCCTGGGCGGCAAGCTGCGCTGGAAGGGCGCGGCCGCGCTCAATCCGATCGGCGGCAGCGGCATGCTGTCGCTGGAGAACGTGGCGTTGCCGGGCATGTCGACGTACCTGAAGTCGTTCATGCGGGTGGTTGTCGGCGACGGCCGTTTGTCGGCCAAGCTGCCCTATCGATTCTCCTACAAGGACGGCAAGCTGGACGCGAGCCTGGCCGGCGCCAGCCTGGCGTTGAACGACCTGGCGGTCCAGCATGCCGGCGTGGCGGCCCCGTTCGTCAAGCTGAAGTCGCTGGATGTGAGCGGCGTCGGCGTCGATCTGGGCCAGCGCTCGGTCGACGTTGGCGGGCTGAATTTGACCGGTGGCGCGCTGGCGATGCGGCGCGATGCCCAAGGCCGGATCGACCTGGCGAATTTGATGGTGCCGCCGTCCGCTTCGGCGCCCGCTCCCGCACCTGCGGCCAAGCCGGTGGCAAAGGAGGAGGGCGGCTGGAAAGTGCGATTCAAGCAGATCGGTCTGGACGATATTGCCGTCAACGCGCTCGACGAAACCGCCAGTCCCGCGCTGAAGATCAGCACCGACAAACTGAAGCTGAAGCTGCAATTGCAGCTGGAAACCGCCGCGAGCGGGCTCAAGCTCAACATCGACGATGCCGCGTTCTCGATGGACAATCTGGCGCTGGTCGGCGGCGCGATGACGCCGTTGAAGCTTGGACAGCTGGGCTTTGAGGACGGCGCGCTCGATCTGGCCGCGCGCCGGGTCAGCCTGGGCCGCCTGTACGCGGATGGCGGCTTGCTGGATCTGTCGCGCGACAGCGCCGGGCGCTTCCTGTTCCTGGACCGCCTGCCGGGCTCGGGCTCGGGCTCGGCCGCTACGCCGGCCCGAGACAAACCCGTTGAGCCTTTAGCGATGCGCTCGCCGGACCACATAGGGGTCGGACCCCGCCGGGGTCCGACCCCGTCCGGCCCTGCGGGTTTGCTATGGACAGCTTCCGTCAAAACGGTTGAGCTGAGTAAATTCGGCGCCCGCTATGACGACGCCAGCACCGGCATCAAAGCCACTCTGCAGGACTTCAATCTGAAGCTGACCGATGTCGGCAGCGACCTGAAAAAGCCGCTGGCGTTCCAGGGCGGCGTCGGCCTGCGCGAGGGCGGTCAGTTGACGGCCAAAGGCAAGGTGGTGCCGGCCACCGGCGCCGTCGATGCCGAGCTGAAGCTGACCAAGCTGGCGTTGGCGCCGGTGCAGCCGTTGCTCAGCAAATACGTCAAGCTCAAGCTGGCCGACGGCAGCGTTTCGGGCGAGGGCCGCCTGCGCACCGGCGCCGGTGGCAGCAAGGCCAATCCCGCCGTGCGCTACGATGGTTCGTTTGAAGTGGCCCAGCTGGCGCTTGACGAAGAAGACAACGACCACTTTGCGCGCTGGAAGTCGGTGCGCGCCGACAAGCTGGCGCTGAGCGTGTCGCCGAATTTGCTCGATGTGGCCGAGCTGCGCGTCATCGAACCGAACGCGATCCTGATCATCGAGAACGATCGTAGCTTGAATGCGCAGCGGCTGCTGGTGAAAAAACCCGAGCCCGCGCCGGCTTCAACGGCTTCGCCAACCGCGTCGGCCGCGCCCGCCGACAGCGAGCCGTTCCCGATGCGCATACGCCGCGTGCGCTTCCAGAACGCCAAGCTGGACTTCACCGACTTAAGCCTGCGCCCGCAATTCGGCGCAAAGATTTACGAGCTCAGCGGGCTGATCACCGGGCTGTCGTCGAAGGCCGACGCGCGCAGTCAGATCGAGCTCGACGGCCGCGTCGACGACTACGGTCTGGCGCGCATACGCGGCCAGTTGAATCCATTCGTCCCGGCGGACAACACCGACGTCAATGTCGTGTTTAAGAACGTCGACATGGTGTCGGCGTCGCCGTACTCGATGAAGTTTGCCGGCTACAAGATCGCCCAGGGAAAAATCTCGCTCGACCTCCAGTACAAGGTACGCAACAGCCAGCTGGAAGGTAACAACCAGATCGTGCTCGACAACCTGACACTGGGCGAACGCATCGACAGTCCGGACGCGATCAAGCTGCCGCTGGAGTTGGCGCTGGCCATCCTCAAGGACAGCAACGGCCGCATCGACCTGGGCGTGCCCGTGTCGGGCAATATGAGCGATCCGCAATTCAGCTACGGCTCGCTGGTGTGGAAAGCCATCGGCAACATCTTGAGCAAGGTTGCGCTGTCGCCGTTCCGCGCGCTGGGCAATCTGTTCGGCGTCAGCGGCGACAAGCTGGACGCGGTCGATTTCGATGCCGGCAGCGACACCGTGCTGCCGCCGGAGCGCGAGAAGCTGCGCCAGGTGGCGAAAATATTGGAAGCCAAACCGCAGTTGAAGCTGTCGGTGCCGGGCCAGTACAACGAGGCGGCCGATGGCGCCGCCTTGCGGACGCAGGCGTTGCGCCGTTTGGTTGTGACGCGGGCGGAGATCAAACTCGCGCCGGACGAACAGCCAGGGCCGCTTGATATCGGCCAGCGCAAAGTGCGCGGCGCCTTGCGTGACCTGTACGCCGAGCGCTTCGGCGCGGCCGAGCTGGACAAGCAGAAGAAGGCGGCAGAGGGCGCGGCTGGCGCCAAGCCTGCGGCGGCGGACGCTGAAGACGAGGCCAAGTCCGCCGATCCCGTCGCGCAGAAGAAGCTGCCGGTGCTGCAGCGCCTGGGCAAGATCGTCCAGGGTGAACCGCAGGTGGCCGACGCCGGCGCCTTCTACGGCAAGTTGCAGGAACGCCTGGAGCAAAACCAGCCGTTGCCGGAGGGCGCCTTGACGCAGCTGGGCGCCAAGCGTGCCGCCGCGATTGTGGCGGCCTTGAAAGAGGCTGGCGTCAACGCCGCAGCGATACAGACTGCCGCGCCGGAAAAGACCGATGCTGACATCGGCAAGCCGGTCGCGTTAAAGCTGGGATTGGCGGCGAAGTAG
- the secD gene encoding protein translocase subunit SecD, which translates to MNRYPLWKYLVIVIAILLGALYTAPNYFGESPALQVTSGKVSARLDGAMVGRVAEVLEQAKIPTRGIVYDGSYSSVLARFADTDTQFRAKAVLERGLNVDPADPAYLVALNLQADTPQWMRSLHALPMYLGLDLRGGVHFLMQVDTRAALANKVQGIQAAARGQLRDQNVRHLGIERVGDSVEIKFRDEAARRKARDVLSSQNPDLVFADKSEGAELKTVVSLKPEALKLAIQEGIKQNIATLSKRVNQLGVAEPIIHQQGADRIVVQLPGVQDVARARAVIGRTATLEVHMVDESVTRGTELSAAIPLNSRLYTAGRDAPAVLYKDVVLTGDYITSATAGLDENQQPAVFIDLSSEGGRKMRDATSGRVGKHMAIVLLDKGKPEVISVATLTSELSSHFRTTGVGSAENAAELALLLRAGALYAPMEVIEERTVGPQLGAENIEKGFNSTLYGFAAIAVFMIAYYMLFGVFSVLALACNVLLLVALLSRMQATLTLPGMAAIALALGMAIDANVLINERIREELRGGAPPQKAIAVGFDRAWATILDSNITTLIVGAALWIFGSGPIRGFAVVHCLGILTSMFSAVFISRGVVNLWYGGRKKLKSISIGTVWRG; encoded by the coding sequence ATGAATCGTTATCCGCTGTGGAAGTACCTGGTGATCGTCATCGCGATTTTGCTGGGCGCGCTGTACACGGCGCCGAATTATTTCGGCGAGTCGCCGGCGCTGCAGGTGACCAGCGGGAAGGTGAGCGCGCGCCTGGACGGCGCCATGGTGGGGCGCGTGGCCGAGGTGCTGGAACAGGCGAAGATCCCCACGCGCGGCATCGTCTACGATGGCAGTTATTCCTCGGTGTTGGCGCGCTTTGCCGACACGGACACGCAGTTCCGCGCCAAGGCCGTGCTGGAGCGCGGGCTGAATGTTGACCCGGCAGACCCCGCCTATCTGGTGGCGCTAAACCTGCAGGCCGACACGCCGCAATGGATGCGTTCCCTGCACGCATTGCCGATGTACCTGGGCCTCGATCTGCGCGGCGGCGTGCACTTCCTGATGCAGGTCGACACCAGGGCGGCGCTGGCCAACAAGGTGCAAGGCATCCAGGCGGCGGCGCGCGGCCAGCTGCGCGATCAGAACGTGCGCCATCTCGGCATCGAGCGCGTCGGCGACAGCGTGGAAATCAAGTTTCGCGACGAGGCCGCGCGGCGCAAGGCCAGGGACGTGCTGTCCAGCCAAAACCCCGATCTGGTCTTTGCCGACAAAAGCGAGGGCGCCGAGCTTAAGACCGTGGTCTCGCTCAAGCCGGAAGCGCTCAAGCTGGCCATCCAGGAAGGCATCAAGCAGAATATCGCGACCTTGTCCAAGCGCGTCAACCAGCTGGGCGTGGCCGAGCCCATCATTCACCAGCAGGGCGCCGACCGCATCGTGGTGCAATTGCCCGGCGTGCAGGACGTGGCGCGGGCGCGCGCGGTGATCGGGCGCACGGCCACGCTGGAAGTGCATATGGTCGACGAGAGCGTGACGCGCGGCACCGAGCTGTCGGCGGCGATTCCGTTGAATTCGCGGCTGTACACGGCGGGGCGCGACGCGCCCGCCGTGCTCTACAAGGACGTGGTGCTGACCGGCGACTACATCACCAGCGCCACCGCCGGCCTGGACGAGAATCAGCAGCCGGCCGTGTTCATCGATTTGAGCAGCGAGGGCGGACGCAAGATGCGCGACGCCACCAGCGGACGCGTGGGCAAGCATATGGCCATCGTGCTGCTGGACAAGGGCAAGCCGGAAGTGATCTCGGTGGCGACGTTGACGAGCGAGTTGAGCAGCCATTTCCGCACCACCGGCGTGGGCAGCGCCGAGAACGCCGCCGAGCTGGCGCTGCTGCTGCGCGCCGGCGCGCTGTATGCGCCGATGGAGGTGATCGAAGAGCGCACCGTCGGACCGCAGCTGGGCGCCGAGAATATCGAGAAGGGTTTCAACTCGACCTTGTACGGCTTTGCCGCGATCGCCGTGTTCATGATCGCTTACTACATGCTGTTCGGGGTGTTCAGCGTGCTGGCGCTGGCCTGCAATGTGCTGCTGCTGGTGGCGCTGCTGTCGCGCATGCAGGCGACCTTGACGTTGCCGGGGATGGCCGCCATCGCGCTGGCGCTGGGCATGGCGATCGACGCCAACGTGTTGATCAACGAGCGCATCCGCGAGGAGCTGCGCGGCGGCGCCCCGCCGCAAAAGGCGATCGCCGTCGGCTTCGACCGCGCCTGGGCGACCATTCTCGATTCCAACATCACCACGTTGATTGTCGGGGCGGCCTTGTGGATATTCGGCTCCGGCCCGATACGCGGCTTCGCCGTGGTGCACTGCCTGGGAATATTGACGTCGATGTTCTCGGCCGTCTTTATCTCGCGCGGCGTGGTCAATCTCTGGTACGGCGGCAGGAAGAAACTCAAGTCGATCTCGATCGGCACGGTGTGGCGCGGCTAG
- a CDS encoding carbonic anhydrase family protein has translation MKTAIRATLRTTAVGGFLALLSIAGHCAEPQAHPHWSYSGHTGPSKWSEIDSKFTSCSQGKVQSPIDIHTADAKHAALSELKFEYQASPLKLIDNGHTIQVNYAPGSFMTVDGKRYELLQFHFHKPSEERIDGKRYALVAHLVHKNAEGELAVVGVLMEPGAKRPMIKTIFDNLPLQKEKEVEVPGVSINIATLLPENHAHYTFNGSLTTPPCSEGVKWFVMKTPVPVSSQQIAQFGHVYKMNARPVQASNGRVVEVND, from the coding sequence ATGAAAACCGCAATCCGCGCCACCTTGCGCACCACCGCTGTCGGTGGCTTCCTCGCCCTGCTCTCGATCGCCGGCCACTGCGCCGAACCGCAAGCGCACCCGCACTGGTCGTACAGCGGTCACACCGGTCCGAGCAAGTGGAGCGAAATCGACAGCAAATTCACCTCCTGCTCGCAAGGCAAGGTGCAGTCCCCGATCGACATCCATACCGCCGACGCCAAGCATGCCGCGCTGTCCGAGCTCAAGTTCGAGTACCAGGCCAGCCCGCTCAAATTGATCGACAACGGACACACGATCCAGGTCAACTACGCACCGGGCAGCTTCATGACGGTCGACGGCAAGCGCTACGAGCTGCTGCAATTCCACTTCCACAAGCCGAGCGAGGAACGCATCGACGGCAAGCGCTACGCGCTGGTCGCCCACCTGGTGCACAAAAACGCCGAGGGCGAACTGGCCGTCGTCGGCGTGCTGATGGAGCCGGGCGCCAAGCGCCCGATGATCAAGACCATCTTCGACAACCTGCCGCTGCAAAAGGAGAAGGAAGTGGAAGTGCCCGGCGTGAGCATCAACATCGCCACCCTGCTGCCGGAGAACCACGCCCACTACACCTTCAACGGCTCGCTGACGACGCCGCCATGCAGCGAAGGCGTGAAGTGGTTCGTGATGAAGACCCCAGTGCCGGTCTCGTCCCAGCAGATCGCCCAGTTCGGCCATGTCTACAAGATGAACGCCCGTCCCGTGCAGGCGTCCAATGGCCGCGTGGTGGAAGTCAACGACTAA